One region of Verrucomicrobiia bacterium genomic DNA includes:
- a CDS encoding uracil-DNA glycosylase, translating to MRELNEIIDGTIKVLEDMKRSGVTHVEVSNRTMEELGKPPVAMGTSSPLGTAATTPADHTTELAAVEARAKVCVKCGELSRCRHSVVFGVGSTRAEIMFVGEAPGHDEDMQGIPFVGRAGDLLTKIIAAMGCKREEVYIANVLKCRPPQNRTPLPDEVANCLPYLLSQIELIQPKVIVALGATAVRALLDVQLGITKMRGHWYTFRSIPIMPTFHPAYLLRNPPAKKEVWEDMKAVLEKLGREIPKGR from the coding sequence GTGCGAGAGCTGAACGAAATCATCGACGGAACCATCAAGGTGCTGGAAGATATGAAGCGCTCCGGCGTGACCCATGTCGAAGTGTCGAACAGGACGATGGAGGAGCTGGGCAAGCCTCCTGTAGCGATGGGCACGAGTTCGCCGCTGGGGACAGCGGCGACTACACCTGCCGACCACACCACCGAACTCGCGGCGGTCGAGGCGCGGGCGAAAGTATGCGTGAAATGCGGCGAGTTGTCACGTTGCCGCCATAGCGTCGTTTTCGGTGTGGGCAGTACGCGCGCGGAAATCATGTTTGTCGGTGAAGCCCCGGGACATGACGAAGACATGCAAGGTATCCCGTTCGTGGGACGCGCCGGCGATTTGCTCACAAAGATCATCGCGGCGATGGGCTGCAAACGCGAAGAAGTTTATATCGCCAACGTGCTGAAGTGTCGTCCACCACAAAACCGCACACCATTGCCCGACGAAGTGGCGAACTGTCTGCCGTACCTGTTGTCACAAATCGAACTCATCCAACCGAAGGTGATTGTAGCGCTCGGTGCCACTGCTGTCCGCGCCTTGCTGGACGTGCAACTGGGGATCACCAAAATGCGCGGTCATTGGTATACCTTCCGAAGCATCCCGATCATGCCGACCTTTCACCCCGCCTACCTACTGAGGAACCCACCCGCGAAGAAAGAAGTGTGGGAGGATATGAAGGCAGTGCTGGAAAAGCTCGGACGCGAAATTCCAAAAGGCCGCTAA
- a CDS encoding aspartate carbamoyltransferase catalytic subunit, producing MTTTPWNHKDLLGIQDLTVDEINCVLDTAAAFKQVGERTVKKVPSLRGKTMVNLFIEPSTRTRTSFELAAKRLSADVINITTSASSIVKGETLKDTALNLQALNTDIIVIRHSAAGAPHFLSRLLKASVINAGDGAHEHPTQALLDAFTIREKKGRIAGLNVTILGDILYSRVARSNIWLLTKLGARVTLAGPSTLVPRVFEEFGCRVTHDIDEAIRDADVINLLRIQHERQRMTMFPGIGEYAAMFGLNKERFARTKPDAMIMHPGPINRGVEIDSEIADCVRSVILEQVTNGLAVRMAVLFLCAGGKHSTEGAE from the coding sequence ATGACAACCACCCCGTGGAATCACAAAGATCTGCTTGGCATCCAGGATCTGACGGTGGATGAAATTAATTGCGTGCTCGACACAGCGGCGGCATTCAAGCAGGTCGGCGAACGTACGGTGAAGAAGGTGCCCTCATTGCGCGGCAAGACGATGGTGAATTTGTTTATCGAGCCGTCGACACGCACGCGCACAAGTTTTGAGCTGGCGGCGAAACGACTCTCCGCCGACGTGATTAACATTACGACGTCCGCCTCGAGCATCGTCAAGGGCGAGACGCTGAAGGATACCGCGCTGAATCTGCAGGCGTTGAACACCGACATCATCGTCATCCGTCACTCGGCGGCGGGTGCGCCGCATTTTTTATCGCGGCTCTTGAAGGCGAGCGTGATCAACGCCGGCGACGGCGCCCATGAGCACCCGACGCAGGCGTTGCTGGATGCGTTCACGATTCGCGAGAAGAAGGGACGCATCGCGGGGCTCAACGTGACCATCCTCGGCGACATCTTGTACTCGCGCGTCGCGCGCTCAAATATCTGGCTGCTGACCAAACTCGGCGCGCGCGTCACGCTGGCGGGACCGTCGACACTCGTGCCACGCGTGTTTGAGGAATTCGGCTGCCGCGTGACCCACGACATCGACGAGGCGATTCGCGACGCAGACGTGATTAATCTGTTGCGCATTCAACATGAGCGCCAGCGCATGACGATGTTCCCGGGCATCGGCGAATACGCGGCGATGTTTGGCCTGAACAAGGAGCGCTTCGCGCGGACCAAGCCCGACGCCATGATCATGCACCCCGGACCGATCAATCGCGGTGTTGAAATTGACAGCGAGATTGCGGATTGCGTGCGCTCGGTGATTTTGGAGCAGGTCACGAACGGACTCGCCGTGCGCATGGCCGTACTGTTTCTCTGCGCGGGTGGGAAACATTCCACGGAGGGCGCGGAATGA
- the carA gene encoding glutamine-hydrolyzing carbamoyl-phosphate synthase small subunit, producing MTTELDGIFALEDGTIYRGTGFGAKATACGEAVFNTSMTGYQEILTDPSYKGQIVAMTYPQIGNYGVNPADVESWRPHVSGFVIRELSGIASNWRAQNTLPKYLEKYKIAGVQGIDTRSLTKILRIKGAMKSCISTEGLSDKEAVVRAREWKGIVGVDYVKEVTHPQAFVWDPQDDLSHGWKVDHRADGRMEYSSALPQADIPIVAFDFGIKYNILRKLRQRGFRVQVVPATATAEEVMKYKPQGVFLSNGPGDPEALDYAHASVRELMGEVPIFGICLGHQILGFAFGGRTFKLKFGHRGANQPVKDVLSGRVSITSQNHGFAVDPQSLGQDAVQISQINLNDQTVEGMRHKKLPIFSVQYHPEASPGPHDADRLFEEFRQMILDWRKTD from the coding sequence ATGACAACGGAACTGGACGGAATTTTCGCGCTCGAAGATGGGACGATTTATCGCGGCACTGGCTTCGGAGCGAAAGCCACTGCGTGCGGTGAAGCGGTCTTCAATACTTCGATGACGGGTTATCAGGAGATTCTGACCGATCCGTCGTATAAAGGCCAGATCGTCGCGATGACCTACCCGCAGATTGGGAACTACGGAGTAAACCCGGCGGACGTAGAGAGCTGGCGGCCGCACGTTTCTGGGTTCGTCATACGGGAGCTTTCGGGAATCGCCTCCAATTGGCGTGCGCAAAATACTCTGCCCAAGTATCTTGAGAAGTATAAGATTGCCGGAGTTCAAGGAATAGACACTCGTTCCTTGACAAAAATATTACGCATTAAAGGCGCCATGAAATCTTGTATATCGACTGAAGGTCTAAGTGATAAGGAGGCGGTAGTGCGCGCGCGGGAATGGAAGGGCATCGTTGGTGTTGACTACGTGAAGGAAGTCACGCATCCGCAGGCGTTTGTATGGGACCCACAGGACGACCTGAGCCATGGGTGGAAGGTTGATCATCGGGCGGATGGGCGGATGGAGTATTCAAGCGCCTTGCCTCAAGCCGACATTCCGATCGTGGCATTTGATTTTGGCATTAAATACAACATCCTTCGAAAGCTACGCCAGCGCGGATTCCGTGTTCAAGTCGTTCCGGCCACGGCGACAGCTGAAGAAGTGATGAAGTACAAACCGCAAGGCGTGTTTTTATCCAACGGCCCTGGGGATCCGGAGGCTTTGGATTACGCGCACGCCTCGGTGCGTGAGCTCATGGGTGAGGTCCCGATCTTCGGAATTTGCTTGGGGCATCAAATACTGGGATTCGCTTTCGGGGGAAGGACCTTCAAGCTGAAATTCGGCCATCGTGGGGCCAATCAACCTGTAAAGGACGTTCTAAGTGGCCGTGTATCAATTACTTCTCAGAATCATGGATTTGCGGTGGATCCTCAGAGTCTCGGGCAGGACGCAGTGCAGATTTCGCAGATAAACCTGAATGATCAAACAGTGGAAGGAATGCGGCATAAAAAACTGCCGATCTTCAGCGTTCAGTACCATCCCGAAGCTTCGCCTGGACCTCACGATGCAGATCGGCTGTTTGAAGAATTCCGGCAGATGATTCTCGATTGGCGGAAGACGGATTAG
- a CDS encoding dihydroorotase, giving the protein MSSLVIKGGRVIDPANNVDEVRDVFVVDGKITAAAAKDAEVIEAAGKIVTPGLIDMHVHLREPGRSDKETFATGTLCAARGGFTSVVCMPNTTPPADNAGTIAFMKQRAAEAACVNVFPTGAITRELKGEELAPIGSLKKAGVVAITDDGHCVQNNELMRRAVEYAKMFDLPVLDHCQDYNLVADGMMNEGHWSAALGLRGWPSIGEDVIVARNILIAEQVDWHIHCLHISSARSVELIRQAKKRGIKITGEACPHHFTLTEESVKTYDTNYKMNPPLRTERDREALWAGLADGTLEIIGSDHAPHCTYEKEVEFDVAPFGIIGLETELALSLELVRKKVLSLRTLVETFTVNPARLLRLKEGTLSIGADANITVIDPEREWTYDVTQSASKSRNSPFHGWKFRGQALATIVKGNVVWHEFKKQSK; this is encoded by the coding sequence ATGAGTTCGCTGGTCATCAAGGGCGGTCGCGTGATCGACCCCGCGAACAACGTGGACGAAGTCCGCGACGTGTTCGTGGTGGACGGCAAGATTACTGCCGCCGCAGCAAAGGACGCGGAAGTGATCGAGGCTGCTGGCAAGATTGTCACGCCCGGGTTGATCGATATGCACGTGCATTTGCGCGAGCCGGGACGAAGTGACAAGGAAACGTTTGCGACGGGAACGCTTTGCGCCGCGCGCGGTGGGTTCACTTCGGTGGTCTGCATGCCCAACACAACACCGCCAGCGGACAATGCGGGCACGATCGCCTTCATGAAACAACGCGCTGCGGAAGCCGCGTGCGTGAATGTGTTTCCGACAGGCGCGATCACGAGGGAGTTGAAGGGTGAAGAGTTGGCGCCAATTGGATCGTTGAAGAAAGCCGGCGTGGTGGCCATCACCGACGATGGCCATTGTGTGCAGAATAATGAGTTGATGCGCCGAGCCGTCGAGTACGCGAAGATGTTTGACCTTCCCGTGCTCGATCATTGCCAGGATTATAATTTGGTCGCGGACGGCATGATGAACGAAGGTCATTGGAGCGCGGCGCTCGGCCTGCGCGGCTGGCCGTCGATAGGTGAAGACGTGATCGTGGCGCGGAATATTTTGATTGCCGAGCAGGTGGACTGGCACATCCATTGCCTGCACATTTCCTCGGCGCGTTCGGTGGAACTCATCCGTCAGGCAAAAAAGCGCGGGATTAAAATTACCGGCGAGGCGTGCCCGCATCACTTCACGTTGACGGAAGAATCTGTGAAGACCTACGACACGAATTATAAAATGAATCCACCATTGCGTACGGAACGCGACCGCGAAGCACTGTGGGCGGGACTTGCAGACGGCACGCTGGAGATTATCGGCAGCGATCACGCGCCGCATTGCACGTACGAGAAGGAAGTGGAATTCGATGTCGCGCCGTTCGGGATTATCGGCCTGGAAACAGAGCTGGCGCTTTCACTCGAACTCGTGCGAAAGAAAGTTCTCAGCCTGCGAACTCTCGTCGAAACATTCACGGTGAACCCGGCGCGATTACTGCGCTTGAAGGAAGGCACGCTTTCGATCGGTGCGGACGCGAACATCACGGTCATTGACCCGGAACGCGAGTGGACTTACGATGTCACGCAGTCGGCGAGCAAGTCACGCAACTCACCGTTCCACGGATGGAAATTTCGTGGGCAGGCACTGGCGACGATCGTGAAAGGCAATGTCGTCTGGCACGAGTTCAAGAAACAATCGAAATGA
- the pyrR gene encoding bifunctional pyr operon transcriptional regulator/uracil phosphoribosyltransferase PyrR, producing MNATVLMDGAALERALTRMAHEVVEHNPEADALVFIGIHTHGAPLARRLAAKVGAILKREFPVGELDISMHRDDLALRDAPPKVGPSNVTFDVANRAVVLVDDVLFTGRTIRAALDEISDFGRPRRIQLATLIDRGHRELPIRPDYVGKNVPTSTGERVRVRLTEIDGKDEVVIER from the coding sequence ATGAACGCGACGGTACTCATGGACGGCGCGGCACTGGAGCGGGCGCTGACTCGCATGGCGCACGAGGTTGTCGAGCATAACCCCGAGGCCGATGCGCTGGTGTTCATTGGTATCCATACCCATGGCGCGCCGCTGGCGCGACGGCTGGCCGCGAAGGTCGGGGCGATTCTCAAACGCGAGTTTCCCGTCGGCGAGCTGGACATCTCCATGCACCGTGATGACCTCGCGTTGCGCGATGCGCCGCCGAAAGTGGGACCATCCAATGTTACGTTCGATGTCGCCAACCGGGCGGTCGTGCTGGTGGACGACGTGCTATTCACCGGGCGGACGATTCGCGCGGCGCTGGACGAGATCAGCGATTTCGGCAGGCCGCGGCGGATTCAATTGGCCACCCTGATCGATCGTGGTCACCGCGAGCTGCCGATTCGGCCCGATTACGTGGGCAAGAATGTGCCGACATCGACTGGCGAACGCGTCCGGGTGCGGCTGACGGAGATCGACGGTAAAGATGAGGTGGTGATCGAGCGATGA
- a CDS encoding ABC transporter permease → MRIAATLRLALRALRRNKLRSTLTALGIIIGVSAVIAMVGIGTGAKSQVEAQIASLGQNVILVFSGNFSSSGARSGWGGAGTMTVDDADAIAREVPGVIGVSPEVRDRQQVLANGLNWNTQILGEGPEYLDIRDWPLDDGAMFTEQDVRSTAKVCIIGKTIVTQLFPNEDPVGKILRIRNIPFKILGVLTPKGLSVMNTDQDDVVIVPYTSEMKRVSKRTNLSMITIQAASPDVSDSLQRSVSDLLRQRHRLGPGRDDDFTIRGQQEIADAATATTRVMTMLLASIACVSLVVGGIGIMNIMLVSVTERTREIGIRMAVGAHGRDILLQFLIEAITLSSLGGIIGILLGVGAAKLLSAVAGWPTLISISSITVAFLFSAAVGVFFGFYPARKASNLDPIDALRYE, encoded by the coding sequence ATGAGAATCGCCGCCACACTACGTTTGGCGCTGCGTGCCTTGCGGCGCAACAAACTGCGCTCGACGCTGACCGCGCTGGGCATCATCATCGGCGTTAGCGCGGTCATCGCCATGGTGGGGATCGGCACCGGCGCGAAGTCGCAGGTCGAGGCCCAGATTGCCAGCCTCGGGCAAAACGTCATTCTCGTTTTCTCCGGCAACTTTTCCAGCAGTGGCGCGCGGAGCGGTTGGGGTGGCGCCGGCACGATGACTGTCGATGATGCCGACGCCATTGCCCGCGAGGTGCCGGGGGTGATCGGCGTCAGCCCCGAGGTTCGCGACCGCCAACAGGTCCTTGCGAATGGGCTGAATTGGAACACCCAAATCCTCGGGGAAGGCCCGGAGTATTTGGACATCCGTGACTGGCCACTCGACGACGGCGCGATGTTTACGGAGCAGGATGTGCGCAGCACGGCCAAGGTGTGCATCATTGGTAAAACCATTGTCACCCAGCTCTTTCCCAACGAGGATCCGGTCGGCAAAATCCTGCGCATCCGCAATATTCCCTTCAAGATCCTTGGCGTGTTGACCCCCAAGGGACTTTCGGTCATGAATACCGACCAGGACGATGTCGTTATCGTTCCCTACACCAGCGAAATGAAGCGAGTTTCCAAGCGCACCAATCTAAGCATGATAACGATCCAGGCTGCCTCGCCGGATGTCTCCGATAGCCTTCAACGCAGCGTTTCCGATCTGCTCCGCCAGCGCCATCGGCTCGGACCGGGACGGGATGATGATTTCACCATACGCGGCCAGCAGGAGATTGCTGACGCCGCGACTGCCACCACCCGAGTCATGACCATGTTGTTGGCGAGCATCGCCTGCGTGTCCCTGGTCGTCGGCGGGATCGGCATCATGAATATCATGCTGGTCAGTGTCACCGAGCGCACACGCGAGATCGGCATTCGCATGGCGGTTGGCGCCCACGGTCGGGATATTCTGCTGCAGTTTCTCATTGAAGCCATCACGCTCAGTTCGTTGGGGGGTATTATCGGCATTTTGCTGGGCGTGGGGGCGGCCAAACTCTTGTCCGCGGTGGCTGGGTGGCCCACCCTGATATCGATCAGCTCGATCACCGTGGCGTTCCTGTTCAGCGCGGCGGTCGGGGTGTTTTTCGGCTTTTACCCGGCGCGCAAGGCTTCTAATCTCGATCCGATCGATGCATTACGCTATGAATAA
- a CDS encoding GDP-mannose 4,6-dehydratase codes for MVQRVLITGGAGFIGSHLAESLVTEGKEVFVIDDLSTGSLANIAHLRDNPNFHFTKGSILNSADLAPLVDQVDFIYHFAAAVGVELVVRSPVFTIENNIRGTENVLAAAAKHKTGLLLTSTSEVYGKSERDNFREDDDLLIGPPTFGRWSYACSKLLDEFLALAYWHEKKMPVFVVRLFNTVGQRQTGRYGMVVPRFVQAALRDEPIAIHGDGKQTRCFCHVTDVVRALAALPNQPRAVGQVYNIGSTEEVSIIELARRVKELTESRSELRLVPYDQAYAKGFEDMRRRVPSIDKIYQLMGWRPTKSLDEILRLTIEFQRAEDVQADRRGRN; via the coding sequence ATCGTGCAGCGTGTGCTAATCACTGGCGGGGCTGGTTTTATTGGATCGCACCTGGCGGAGTCTTTGGTGACGGAGGGCAAGGAGGTCTTTGTCATCGACGACCTGAGCACGGGTTCGCTCGCGAACATTGCCCATCTGCGGGATAATCCAAATTTCCATTTCACGAAAGGCTCCATTCTCAATAGTGCCGATCTTGCGCCGCTGGTTGACCAGGTGGATTTCATCTATCACTTTGCGGCGGCGGTGGGAGTCGAACTTGTTGTGCGCAGCCCGGTATTCACGATCGAGAACAATATCCGCGGCACGGAGAATGTCCTGGCAGCCGCCGCAAAACACAAAACTGGGTTGCTACTGACTTCCACATCAGAGGTTTACGGAAAGAGCGAGCGAGATAATTTCCGGGAGGATGACGACCTTTTGATCGGACCCCCAACATTCGGCCGGTGGAGTTACGCATGCTCGAAACTGCTGGATGAATTCCTGGCGCTCGCGTATTGGCATGAGAAGAAGATGCCGGTGTTTGTAGTGAGGCTTTTCAATACTGTCGGGCAACGCCAGACGGGGCGCTACGGCATGGTCGTGCCGCGATTTGTGCAGGCTGCGCTGCGGGATGAGCCGATCGCGATTCATGGCGATGGGAAGCAAACACGCTGTTTTTGCCATGTAACCGACGTGGTGCGGGCGTTGGCGGCACTGCCGAACCAGCCGCGGGCTGTGGGCCAGGTCTACAACATTGGTAGTACGGAAGAGGTTTCGATCATCGAATTAGCCCGGCGGGTCAAGGAATTGACCGAAAGCCGATCCGAGTTGCGGTTGGTCCCTTACGACCAGGCGTATGCCAAAGGCTTTGAGGACATGCGGCGGCGGGTGCCGAGCATCGACAAGATTTACCAGCTGATGGGCTGGCGTCCAACGAAGTCCCTCGACGAAATCCTGCGGTTGACGATCGAATTTCAGCGCGCGGAAGACGTCCAAGCCGATCGCCGCGGGCGTAACTGA
- the lgt gene encoding prolipoprotein diacylglyceryl transferase has protein sequence MHPIFIRFGPLDIHTYGVLVAIGFIVGLAVAGRRARSEGISADQISDLGVWLIVAGMLGGKLFHIIFFWDDFIAGWHADGVRSLREGFVFYGGFILATVTAVVYARLKRLPLPKLLDVFAPSIALGHAFGRMGCFFNGCCYGKVCSDGFPLGVRFPAIFDATGRPIGSAPFLDHLQHKLVKISASASLPVHPTEIYEALGNLAIFGGLSLFYRHKRFDGQVWWLYVLSYGALRLGVEFFRGDYYTFYFGVLTIGQIVAITMIAVASLALWLSPKTVKLRTA, from the coding sequence GTGCATCCCATCTTCATTCGTTTTGGCCCGCTCGACATCCATACCTACGGTGTGCTCGTGGCCATCGGGTTCATCGTGGGGCTGGCGGTGGCGGGCCGGCGGGCGCGCAGTGAGGGAATCAGTGCCGATCAGATCAGCGATCTGGGCGTATGGTTGATTGTTGCGGGAATGCTGGGCGGGAAGCTGTTTCACATCATTTTCTTCTGGGACGATTTCATTGCCGGCTGGCACGCGGACGGGGTGCGGTCGCTGCGAGAGGGGTTTGTGTTTTACGGTGGATTCATTCTCGCGACCGTCACGGCGGTGGTGTACGCGCGGCTCAAGCGGCTGCCGCTTCCGAAATTGTTGGATGTTTTTGCGCCGTCGATCGCGCTCGGCCACGCCTTCGGTCGCATGGGCTGCTTCTTCAACGGTTGCTGTTATGGGAAAGTGTGTTCCGATGGGTTTCCGTTAGGCGTTCGGTTTCCCGCAATCTTTGATGCAACCGGCAGACCGATCGGGAGCGCGCCGTTCCTGGACCATCTGCAACATAAGTTGGTGAAGATTTCAGCGAGTGCATCCTTGCCGGTGCATCCGACGGAAATCTATGAAGCGCTCGGCAACCTGGCCATCTTCGGCGGACTGAGCCTGTTCTACCGCCACAAACGCTTCGACGGCCAGGTGTGGTGGTTGTACGTGCTCAGCTACGGCGCGCTTCGCTTGGGCGTGGAATTCTTCCGGGGCGATTACTACACCTTCTATTTTGGCGTGTTGACGATTGGCCAGATCGTGGCGATCACGATGATCGCAGTGGCTTCGCTGGCGCTGTGGCTGTCGCCCAAAACCGTGAAACTTCGTACGGCCTGA
- a CDS encoding RluA family pseudouridine synthase, producing the protein MSAHVVVKDTVGQRLDQYLRGELAEHSRAFLQKLIEQGHVLVNGGAVKASYKVRAGDKVRVEIPPPRPLATQPEEIALDVLFEDDDLIVVNKPAGLVVHPAAGNYEHTLVNALLHHCRGELAGIGGVERPGIVHRLDKGTSGCIVVAKTDFAHRALVAQFKSREVKKIYRTVCWGKFVRPSGRIETVIGRSERDRKKMSARASRGRPAVTDYRVLKQFADFALVEAHIHTGRTHQIRVHMAHIGHPVMGDATYGRARPTNISVARPLLHAYKLGFTHPRSQEFVEFTTPVPDDMVKMCES; encoded by the coding sequence ATGTCGGCACACGTAGTTGTTAAAGATACGGTGGGGCAACGCCTCGACCAATACCTGCGCGGGGAACTCGCCGAGCATTCCCGCGCCTTTCTGCAGAAGTTGATCGAGCAAGGTCATGTCCTTGTCAATGGTGGGGCGGTCAAAGCCAGTTACAAGGTGCGCGCCGGCGACAAGGTCCGTGTCGAAATCCCGCCGCCGCGTCCGCTCGCAACACAGCCGGAAGAAATCGCGCTGGATGTTCTCTTCGAAGACGACGACCTGATCGTCGTGAATAAACCCGCCGGCCTGGTGGTGCATCCCGCAGCGGGGAACTACGAACACACGCTCGTCAACGCGCTCCTGCATCATTGTCGCGGCGAGCTGGCGGGGATCGGCGGCGTGGAACGTCCCGGCATCGTGCACCGGCTGGACAAGGGCACAAGCGGCTGCATTGTAGTCGCAAAAACGGACTTCGCCCACAGGGCGCTGGTGGCGCAATTCAAATCCCGCGAAGTGAAGAAAATCTACCGAACGGTCTGCTGGGGAAAATTCGTCCGGCCAAGCGGACGAATCGAAACAGTCATTGGCCGCAGTGAACGCGACCGCAAGAAGATGTCCGCGCGCGCTTCGCGGGGACGGCCCGCGGTGACGGACTACCGCGTGCTAAAGCAATTCGCCGACTTTGCGCTCGTGGAGGCGCATATTCACACCGGCCGCACGCACCAGATCCGCGTCCACATGGCGCACATCGGTCATCCCGTTATGGGTGACGCGACGTATGGGCGCGCGCGTCCGACAAACATTTCGGTTGCCCGGCCGTTGCTGCACGCCTATAAACTCGGCTTCACGCACCCGCGTTCGCAGGAATTCGTGGAGTTCACCACGCCGGTGCCGGACGACATGGTGAAAATGTGCGAGAGCTGA
- a CDS encoding TolC family protein, with protein sequence MNKSIRFLFVAPLALLTAATAARAGSDVTNQTKSLTLRECIERALENNLEIKSERINPSISSWGVINAQGVYDPALSGGINYQDANTPLDPNQTKSLGLSSLKQQQLNSSVGLAGKLPTGATYDLSGNSTRTSGDLTSNFVYTGSAGVSLTQPILKNFGLGINAATIRIARESQSIALQTFVQLVMNKINEVSTAYYELIFAIENHKSALESRALAQQLLDENRKREQVGTMSPLDVIQAESGVANSEQSVITTARAIKDNENTLKRLICQRVTELRGVSLVPVDYPLVQMVAMDVDLSLVTALEKRADYLGLKHALEKQNISVQFNRNQLWPEIDLQGSYAANGRGGSFETFAERTAGGNTPTWAIGVLLTVPLGNRQARANYHIARLDADQALLSLKSLEQDIVVGVDNAVGHVQTNLKSVEAARAATRLAQESLDAEKKKLLAGTSTTFLVLQAQSQLATARSGEIRTEADYNESIVALDLAEGTILEKNSIVLDEKY encoded by the coding sequence ATGAATAAATCCATCCGTTTTCTGTTTGTTGCACCGTTGGCTCTATTGACTGCGGCGACTGCTGCCCGCGCCGGTAGCGATGTTACCAACCAGACCAAATCGCTGACATTGCGCGAGTGCATCGAACGCGCGTTGGAGAATAATCTCGAAATCAAGTCCGAGCGCATTAATCCCAGTATTAGCTCTTGGGGTGTGATCAATGCCCAGGGCGTGTACGATCCGGCGCTCTCCGGCGGAATCAATTACCAGGACGCCAACACGCCACTGGATCCCAACCAGACAAAGTCGCTCGGGCTTTCCTCGCTCAAGCAGCAGCAATTAAATTCCAGCGTCGGCCTCGCGGGGAAACTGCCCACAGGAGCGACTTATGATCTGTCCGGGAACAGCACGCGCACCTCTGGTGATTTGACCAGCAACTTCGTGTACACCGGCTCGGCGGGAGTCAGCTTGACGCAACCGATCTTGAAAAACTTCGGCCTGGGGATCAATGCAGCGACCATCCGCATCGCGCGCGAAAGCCAGTCGATTGCCCTCCAAACTTTTGTCCAGTTGGTGATGAACAAGATCAACGAAGTGAGTACCGCGTACTATGAGTTGATCTTTGCCATCGAGAACCACAAGTCCGCCCTCGAATCCCGCGCGCTCGCCCAGCAATTGCTCGACGAGAACCGCAAGCGGGAGCAGGTCGGGACGATGTCGCCGCTGGATGTGATCCAGGCCGAATCCGGCGTCGCCAACAGTGAACAGAGTGTCATCACTACGGCGCGTGCAATCAAGGACAACGAGAACACGCTGAAGCGCCTGATTTGTCAGCGGGTCACGGAATTACGGGGAGTCTCATTGGTGCCGGTGGATTATCCGTTGGTGCAAATGGTCGCGATGGACGTGGATCTCAGCCTGGTGACGGCGCTGGAGAAACGGGCCGACTACCTTGGCCTGAAACATGCCCTGGAAAAACAAAACATCTCCGTGCAATTCAACCGCAACCAGCTCTGGCCGGAGATCGACCTGCAGGGTAGTTATGCGGCCAACGGGCGTGGTGGTAGCTTTGAGACATTTGCCGAGAGAACGGCTGGCGGCAACACGCCAACCTGGGCCATCGGCGTCCTGCTCACGGTGCCCCTGGGGAATCGGCAGGCACGCGCCAATTATCATATCGCGCGCCTGGATGCGGACCAGGCATTGCTTAGCCTCAAGTCGCTTGAACAGGACATCGTCGTGGGGGTAGACAACGCGGTCGGGCACGTGCAAACGAACTTGAAAAGCGTCGAAGCCGCGCGCGCTGCGACACGGCTGGCGCAGGAGTCGCTTGACGCTGAAAAGAAGAAACTACTAGCGGGCACCTCGACAACTTTTCTGGTCTTGCAGGCGCAATCACAGCTGGCTACTGCACGCTCCGGTGAAATCCGGACAGAGGCTGATTACAACGAATCGATTGTCGCATTGGATCTGGCGGAAGGCACGATCCTTGAGAAGAACAGCATCGTGCTCGATGAGAAGTACTAG